The genomic window GGGGATTTGTTCTTTGCAGCATAGATGACATCCGGCTCTTCCTCATCCAGCAGCCCGATTGCATATGAACCATGGAGGATATCCAGTGTCTTAGTGAATGCCTCCTCTGTAGAGAGTCCTTCCTGTGCGAACTTGGACATGATTTCAACTATGATTTCAGTATCAGTACTTGAAACAAGCTCCACATCAGGGATATGCTCCTGTCTGACCTGTTCATAGTTTTCGATGACGCCATTATGGACAAGCGTGAAACGTCCGTCAGCACTCTGGTGCGGGTGTGCATTCTTGACGTTCGGCACACCGTGTGTCGCCCATCTTGTATGGCCGATGCCCACTGTAGCATCAAAGTCGCCATCGACTTTCTCTCTGAGATCTTTGATCCTTCCCTTTTCCTTGAAGACTTTCACTTCATTATCGTCCCTGACCCCGATGCCTGCAGAGTCGTAGCCACGGTACTCCATCTTCTCAAGCCCGTACAGCAATATTTCCTTCACATCTTTATTTCCAATATATCCAACGATTCCACACATTAAAAAACGCCCTTTCTCTCTCTTATTATATTTAGTTATCTTTTGCCAGTGCTCTGTCCCGTCGGTCACCCGACGGCTTTAACAGCTGGCCTTACGAATACTTCAGTATCCGGGACAGTATCCGCCGATGATCGATCACTGTCCTCCTCGTCAGCAAGCCGATGCTTGCCCAGGCGCTATTCCGATTTATAGTATACCTATACCCTACCCTCCTTATTCTTCACCATCCACATTGTAAGGGATACCAGTCCATACTTCAATAGAATCATGCATTTATCATATATTTTGGAAGAAAAAACCTCCAACCCGGAGGTTGGAGGTTTTTGTCATCATTAGTCGAGACCCATTTCTGCCTGGACCACTTCAGCGATGTCATTGCTGTATTGTCTTGCCAGTTCTTCCGTCTCCGCTTCCACCATTACGCGGACAAGCGGTTCCGTGCCTGACGCTCTGACGAGGACGCGTCCGTTGCCGTCCATCTCTTTTTCGACTGCTTCGATCTTTTCGGCCACCAGTGCGTTATTCGCCACGTTATATTTATCTGTAACACGTATATTCACAAGCTCCTGAGGGAATGTTTCCACCTGACCTGCGAGTTCACTCAGTGTCTTACCTGAGGACTTGATGATGGATGCGAGGTGGAGGCCGGTCAGCAGGCCGTCTCCCGTCGTATTGTAATCCATCATGATGATGTGGCCGGATTGTTCGCCACCAAGGCTGTAGCCACCTGACCGCATCTCTTCCACGACGTAACGGTCACCGACTTTCGTCTTGTCACTCTTCAGGCCATGTGCCTCGAGTGCCTTGTAGAAGCCCAGGTTGCTCATTACAGTAGATACGACCATATCATCCTTCAGCATGCCTTCAGACTTCATGTGCTGGGCCAGAAGGAACATGATCTTGTCGCCATCTACGATGTTCCCTTTTTCATCCACTGCAATGATCCTGTCGCCATCTCCATCAAAGGCAAATCCAAAATCACAGGATTCCTCCTTGACGAGTTCGACGATCTTTTCAGGATTGGTGGAA from Salinicoccus sp. RF5 includes these protein-coding regions:
- the glmM gene encoding phosphoglucosamine mutase encodes the protein MGKYFGTDGVRGVANTELTPELAFKLGRFGGYVLAGQKSENKTVLVGRDTRISGEMLESALVAGLLSIGAEVMRLGIISTPGVAYLTKEMEADAGVMISASHNPVGDNGIKFFGADGFKLTDDQEAEIEKLLDMEEDTLPRPTGADLGNKSDYYEGGQKYVSYLKSTVDEDFEGMKIALDGAHGSTYSLAPYLFGDLEADTVTVGCNPDGTNINAGVGSTNPEKIVELVKEESCDFGFAFDGDGDRIIAVDEKGNIVDGDKIMFLLAQHMKSEGMLKDDMVVSTVMSNLGFYKALEAHGLKSDKTKVGDRYVVEEMRSGGYSLGGEQSGHIIMMDYNTTGDGLLTGLHLASIIKSSGKTLSELAGQVETFPQELVNIRVTDKYNVANNALVAEKIEAVEKEMDGNGRVLVRASGTEPLVRVMVEAETEELARQYSNDIAEVVQAEMGLD